Genomic segment of Cytophagia bacterium CHB2:
AAAAAACCGCGCCTGCCACCAGGCCGACATAATTCAAAAAATTTTGCCAGTTCGCAGCCAATGCCGCGACGATGAATCCGCCGAAAAAAATCATGGAGAACATTTTCATGGGATTCTTCAGGCGCAAAGCGATTCCCGGGAAATTTTGCGAGAGAAACAGCCCCAGTGCCAGAGGCAATCCCAACAACAAAAAAATTGCGCTCATGAGATCGAGAGGATTCAAGGAAATCTCCTTGAGCAGCGTGCGTGTTGGCGGGTAAAGCGATCCCCACAGCGAAAAATTAAGCGGCGTCATCACCAGCGCGAACAGTGTGGAAACCGCCGTCATGCACACGGAAAGCGCGGTATTGCCGCGCGCCAGGTACACCAAAAAATTCGAAATGTTCCCGCCCGGACACGAGGCCACGAGCATCATGCCGAGCGCAGCGCTGGGCGTCGGCGA
This window contains:
- a CDS encoding bile acid:sodium symporter family protein; translated protein: MLTLLNIILGVVMFGIALDIRRSDFKAIFDFPKAMLIGLLGQFVLLPALSFGLVTAISPTPSAALGMMLVASCPGGNISNFLVYLARGNTALSVCMTAVSTLFALVMTPLNFSLWGSLYPPTRTLLKEISLNPLDLMSAIFLLLGLPLALGLFLSQNFPGIALRLKNPMKMFSMIFFGGFIVAALAANWQNFLNYVGLVAGAVFLQNAIALASGYLAARFTGLPERDRRAVAIEVGIQNSGLGLILIFNFFEGLGGMALIAAWWGIWHIISGYALALFWSRRTKRLNGAARV